The sequence TAAATCTCACTGCATTGCTACCAGAAATCAAACGGATATTTTTTTTCTGTTGTTATGTATGATTTGAATTGAGCCATGTATGCACAAAATTGTTTCAATTATTATAGACTTTGTGGTTGGAGTAAAAAAAGGTGTTGTATTATTGTTGTTCAAGATTCTCTAGCATACGATGTTTATATCTCAGATTCATAGAGGATCATAATATAGTTTATTGCTGCTTACTAAGATAAACATGTAGAAGGTATATAGTTACCTTTTTGGAGGAGATTCGAATGAGGGCATACTGTTTTTTCCTTTGATTTGACTGGTGTTCATTGTTTGCTGCTGCGGAAAGAAAATATGGATTAGTTTGTCAATGTACTAAATTTTCATAATACAGGGAGTAATAGATATATTAATATATTTGTGGTTGTTATTTTTTTATACAAAGTGGAAGAGACGTACCTCTGTAATTTCTTCTTCGTCATCAGACTTGGGAGTATGTTGATATGTGACGGGGTTACTGAGCGGTGGATATATTAGCTTCCTTGCAGCCTAAAAGTAAATATTGTATAACATAATTTAGTTGTGATACGTTACCTAGGTAGCGGGAAAAAATAAACTGTTTGAGTATGGTCATATGATAACCTGTATGGTTGGTGGAGTACTTGTGGATAAATTTTGAAAAGGATTTGATGGTGAGTTCTCGATTAACTGCAGTTGTAACTTGTTCTGTGGTGTTGATGTACCTTCTATGATATTGGTTGGCTTCAATGGTAGTGCATGTTGTCTACCATGCGCTGTAGTTATAGAGATGATGCGAAGGGCAATGGGGACCTGGTCTTGGTTATTGAAAGAACTATCATCTGGTATTACTCTAAAGGTGAATTTGAGTGAAACAATCTGAGCTAAATCTGGAGGAATTGGTGTCGCTGCATTTGTAGATCGTAAGATAACTTCGCAAGATTTGCCAACAATATATCGTGCTATGTTATCAAAGCAAAACATTTGTGCCATGGCTGTTGCATCTGATGCTCGAAATTTGAGCTTGTATCTGTCATTAAGTGACATTGTGATAGCAATTAAAAATCTATGCTTAGAATGTTGTTATAAAGTTGGGTGATGTAAATAACAATGGATAATAATAATATGCCATGGTTAGGTTTGTTTATAAAGCAATGGAATTGTTTATGTAAAAAAGTGTTGTCAGTATGTCTAATTTATTCACCATATGAATGTTGAAGATGTTGATTACTTACTTGAATTTGTAGCCATCCCATTTACACCAATCACAATAATATGTTGTATTATGTGGAGTTGTTTTTCGGCCGCATTTTGTGCATGATGGATACCACCATGTGTTTGATGTATCTATTTTGGTGATTGTCACTGTGCATTCATATCCCGTGTCCTGAAAAGATAATAGTAGAAAGGTTAGGTGGTACAAAAGTGAAGTTGTTAAGTAATGGGAAGTAGTATTTTTATTGGTCTTACTGGGTAATCATATGGGTTCATTGTCAGGAGTTGCTCCAGAGTTTTATGTTCTATTGTTGGAGGTTGGAAGGTTTGTAGTGCATGTTTCGGTTGTGTAGGAAGGTGCAGCTGAATTGTTTCACCACCACGTCTGTAAGCATAATACTTTGTTAtactataatgtgatgtgaatagaAGGTGACATAAGTAAAAAAATAACTTTGATGTTTTTTACCTATTTTGGTACGCTTCAGCTTCAGGTATTGTGGGATTGAAATACCAATGGCAAGCCGCACCACCACTTAAGTAAACACCTGGTATTGTTTAGAATTGTAATCTCTAATATCTTTTCTTTGTGTGATGTGTGAAGTGTATATTGTGATAAAAATTTGTAGCTGCAGTAGGTATTTACCTTTGTAGAATTTAGGTAGGCaaccaacaaaaagagcaagaatTGGCTTTTTGCTAACTGGGTCATACACATCTTGTATTGTAAATGATGTTGCTCGTTTTGCCCAAAGAGTGATCTTGAGAGTTTTGCGGCTGTAGATCATGTTGGAAATATATTAGTAAACACAAAGACATAGACATACACACATATATGTAAAAAATATAGTTAGGATGAGTTGTTTGTCACAAACCTTAGATCTTCTATCATTACGTCTCTAATAATAGTGGGGCTGAGCTGACCTTGTATGTGTACTGTCTTCAAAGCAGTTACCTCGGTTATAGTTCCAAGAACATCTGTTAAACAAAATGTAGTTAGAATATAGATAGTAATGCAGTGAGAAAATGTAGTTCAATTGAATTGCTGAAGCTATTTTTGATGTTACCTAGGAATTTGGTCTTGTGCTGAATCTGAGATTCAATCTCATCAAATGGAGTTAATCGATAGATATATAAAGGAAATGTAGGTGGTGGGTTACTTGCAGGCTTGATAATTGTGTAAGTCGTAAATTGTATCATCTTGTCACCATCAATGGGTTTGTAGGCTGTTTTTGCTGCAGTAACTCTAAAACGACTGATGTCGTAGATCTGATTTGTTTCGATGAGTACTCCCTTTTCTTCGGCAAGATTTGCTGGTATTTCAGCATAAATGCTATTACCCTAATAATTTGTTTGCTTGTTAGTAATAATATTATAATCGATTTGCTTGTGTTTTGATGTAGTTAAATGTGATGAGTTAAGAAAGTGGATAAGAATTTTATTTGTGTATTTTGTGTCATACCTTGCAATCTGAAAGGACCATGTCGATGTGCTGCAAGGGACCATTTTCAGTGGCGCCATGGAAAGACCATTTTCTCGAGACATGGACCTGGATTATCGCATGTTTTTTATACGCTGTTAAATCTGGTAGAAGTGTGTAGTCCATCGATCTGTAACAATTGTTATAAATCGTTAGTATGGTAAAAGAACATTCCTATTAAATATAGTTGAGATAATAAGTCGTTGTAACAAATAAAGATGTGTGTAGCTTTTAAATGCACATACTTGAGAGAAGCCATTGTAGAACTTAATGTAAGCTTGTGTACATATGTATAGATATAATACACATATATATGTACATATATACTATCTTCAAATATTTGATCTGTTGTTGCTTGTCAATCATTCAGTCATTATGAGCTGGCTGTAGCAGCTATCCTGCTAAATATTTCCTTATAAACAATATTTTTTGTTACATCAGTGGGTTTTCCATCATCATCTTCAATTAGTATTCGAAGTCCACTCTTAGAGGTGACACGGGAGACGGCAACATATAATTGTCCATGTGTGAATACAGGTTTTTTAAGGTAAACACCCACATGAGTTAGTGTTTGACCTTGGCTCTTATTGATCGTCATGGCATAGCAAATCTTCACAGGATATTGTCTTCTTTCGAGAACAAAGGGAAGCCTAGTATTTTTAAGAGCTAGAGATATCCTTGGAATTAGCACTGTTTTGGAAATATGAGATCCTGTTATTATCTGGGCCTCTAGTACCATTTCTCCTAATGCAGTCACAATTAGTCGTGTACCATTACAGAGTCCTTCGGATTGGTTTAAATTTCGAAGCAACATAATTGGAACTCCTTCCTTTAGTATTAGTCTATGTTGTGGGAAGTTGTTCCCATTGAGAGAATGTAGGAACTCTATAGGATAGAGTAAATCATATGTTCCATTTCTGTTTGAGTGTGGTGCAATCCTATCGCTCCTTGTATATTCTTTAGAATGGCCAGGAATTAACTGCACAACCTTTTCATTAATTAAATCAGCAATTTCATTTGTTGGTGTTAAGATGGCGCGTTGCTCTAAGTAGATAGGATCATTAAAATTCTCTATAATATTTGTATAAATGCTTCCAATGATTGCTGATATGTTGTCGTGTTCTGGCATTAATAAGAATTCTGATGGTATTTTTATCCAAGCAGGTTCAGATTCTCCTGGTTTCGCTGTAGCTGGTATGTTACCATCACCAATGTCTAGTATCCATTTGCTGAATTCAGCAATATGAGTTCTTTCCTTATTTGTTAATTCTGCTGAAGCTAGCCTCATATTTTCTGTGAGGTGAAGAACAAC is a genomic window of Zea mays cultivar B73 chromosome 5, Zm-B73-REFERENCE-NAM-5.0, whole genome shotgun sequence containing:
- the LOC103628092 gene encoding replication protein A 70 kDa DNA-binding subunit — protein: MDYTLLPDLTAYKKHAIIQVHVSRKWSFHGATENGPLQHIDMVLSDCKGNSIYAEIPANLAEEKGVLIETNQIYDISRFRVTAAKTAYKPIDGDKMIQFTTYTIIKPASNPPPTFPLYIYRLTPFDEIESQIQHKTKFLDVLGTITEVTALKTVHIQGQLSPTIIRDVMIEDLSRKTLKITLWAKRATSFTIQDVYDPVSKKPILALFVGCLPKFYKGVYLSGGAACHWYFNPTIPEAEAYQNRRGGETIQLHLPTQPKHALQTFQPPTIEHKTLEQLLTMNPYDYPDTGYECTVTITKIDTSNTWWYPSCTKCGRKTTPHNTTYYCDWCKWDGYKFKYKLKFRASDATAMAQMFCFDNIARYIVGKSCEVILRSTNAATPIPPDLAQIVSLKFTFRVIPDDSSFNNQDQVPIALRIISITTAHGRQHALPLKPTNIIEGTSTPQNKLQLQLIENSPSNPFQNLSTSTPPTIQAARKLIYPPLSNPVTYQHTPKSDDEEEITEVLTDYCTT